One window of Amaranthus tricolor cultivar Red isolate AtriRed21 chromosome 13, ASM2621246v1, whole genome shotgun sequence genomic DNA carries:
- the LOC130797920 gene encoding pachytene checkpoint protein 2 homolog isoform X1, protein MSIPMEISVSEAQSTTQQGLIDNSKEQNGLDLASAVPSTIVQEQVSASPVIADDKFLVSVEVCLKPSSTARLDEVRKSVESMLEKRSLSYTNGSVPVPNDEQYLIDNVQRICICDTDEWVKSGEVLLFWQVKPLVHVYQLSEEGPCEELGGDGQSSSFNEWTLPAKEFDGMWESLIFESGLKERLLRYAASALLFSEKGVNSFLVSWNRIILLHGPPGTGKTSLCKALAQKLSIRFSSRYPQSLLIEVNAHSLFSKWFSESGKLVAKLFQNIQEMVEDENNLVFVLIDEVESLAAARKAALSGSEPSDSIRVVNALLTQLDKLKASSNVIIMTTSNITAAIDIAFVDRADIKAYVGPPPLQARYEILRSCVQELLRTRILNILEDNPVDVLTFPSLKEKLLPSEMLETQASLTLSRKLLEVAEGLSGRSLRKLPFLTHAAVAHSFNYDPVKFLCTMIDTAKRERSELPD, encoded by the exons ATGAGCATTCCAATGGAGATTTCAGTTTCAGAAGCTCAGTCAACAACTCAACAGGGATTAATTGATAACTCTAAAGAGCAAAACGGTTTAGATTTAGCGTCTGCAGTTCCTTCGACGATTGTTCAAGAACAAGTATCAGCTTCTCCTGTTATTGCCGATGATAAATTCCTAGTTTCAG TTGAAGTGTGCTTGAAACCCTCAAGTACTGCTCGCTTGGATGAAGTTCGCAAATCCGTTGAAag TATGCTAGAAAAGAGAAGCCTGAGTTACACAAATGGTTCTGTTCCTGTCCCTAATGATGAGCAATATTTAATAGACAATGTGCAGAGGATTTGTATTTGTGACACAG ATGAATGGGTGAAGAGTGGCGAGGTTCTTTTATTCTGGCAGGTCAAACCACTTGTGCATGTGTATCAG CTTAGTGAGGAAGGACCTTGTGAGGAGTTAGGAGGAGACGGTCAAAGTTCTAGCTTTAATGAATGGACTCTTCCAGCCAAGGAATTCGATGGAATGTGGGAAAG CTTGATTTTTGAATCTGGGCTGAAGGAAAGATTGCTGCGCTATGCAGCAAGTGCGTTGCTTTTTAGTGAAAAGGGTGTTAATTCGTTCTTGGTGTCCTGGAACCG AATCATTCTCCTGCATGGACCTCCAGGTACAGGAAAAACATCATTATGTAAGGCATTGGCTCAGAAACTATCAATACGGTTCAGCTCCAG ATATCCACAGTCCCTGTTGATCGAAGTTAATGCCCATTCTTTGTTCAGCAAATGGTTTTCAGAAAGTGGCAAGTTG GTTGCGAAACTTTTTCAAAATATTCAAGAAATGGTTGAGGATGAAAACAACCTGGTGTTTGTCTTGATTG ATGAAGTTGAAAGTCTTGCAGCTGCTAGAAAAGCTGCCTTGTCTGGTTCCGAGCCCTCTGATTCTATTAGG GTAGTGAATGCGCTACTCACTCAGTTGGACAAATTGAAAGCTTCATCAAATGTGATAATCATGACGACCTCCAATATTACTGCGGCTATAG ACATTGCATTTGTTGATAGGGCAGATATTAAAGCATATGTGGGTCCTCCACCCTTGCAAGCACGTTATGAAATACTTCGATCCTGCGTGCAAGAGCTTCTAAGAACCAGAATATTGAATATTCTCGAG GATAATCCCGTTGATGTCCTGACTTTTCCCAGTCTCAAGGAAAAGTTGCTGCCATCTGAAATGCTAGAAACTCAGGCTTCATTGACATTGTCTAGAAAACTGCTTGAAGTTGCAGAA GGTTTGAGCGGAAGATCGCTACGAAAGCTTCCATTTTTGACGCACGCAGCTGTAGCTCACTCCTTTAACTATGATCCTgtcaaatttttgtgcacaatGATTGATACAGCAAAAAGAGAGCGTTCTGAGCTACCCGACTAA
- the LOC130797919 gene encoding pentatricopeptide repeat-containing protein At3g48250, chloroplastic, which translates to MNRIKLLRLSTRLANSLSSTRQPGFHSLRFTQVTHLSSFIQSFPFFHSKCSPSYCTSITIHQNLYFSSKVESVIELILSSNDWSENVEKELEVLNPKLTHESVVYVLRKLNTNPQKSLGFFNWVRDKKEFEPSYLPFHLLLRTLACREFMEEFWKLASEMKEKGFKIDLLVSGGIIKALKNEKLDDIVGKWNEFLQSMKVGNGEDDVVKDIVKLILECDWSTEVKRKLENIKFPLNDDFLFKVIWKLKNEPLRALKFFEWLSSSRKFEHNSITYSGMARVLARRGFMSEFWELLTRMRSEGFEIESYVALMRCVGNEDAVKLFEFMMDGPYKLLEHECVMLLKKLSHDFEPDMVLVMRVVNKYLEAGNNHTKATYDIINRCLCKLGIFDEAKKIVEDMRNAGYKPDNITYSQEVFGLCKLKRFDDACALFKQMVDEGCVPDLKTWTILLQGFCAAGQVDQALSWFEQMLEENHEPDGDTLDVLIKGFILCGKTLDAYKFLVETVHKAHLKPWQATYKTMIEMLLRDGKLEEAFDLLSMMKQQNYPPYPEPFVEYISKSGTIQDAKHLLGALPKQGSPSTAAYVKIISSFFEAGRHSEAKDLLYDSPSQVRNQKTIQEMFGVAPKIHPS; encoded by the coding sequence ATGAACAGAATCAAGCTTCTTCGTTTATCTACTAGACTCGCCAACTCGCTTTCCTCGACTCGGCAACCAGGTTTTCACTCGCTTAGATTTACTCAGGTGACTCACTTATCTTCCTTCATTCAAtcttttccatttttccattcCAAATGCTCGCCTTCTTACTGTACTTCCATCACAATTCATCAAAATTTATACTTTTCTTCAAAGGTGGAATCTGTTATTGAATTAATATTGTCTTCCAATGATTGGTCAGAAAATGTAGAGAAAGAATTAGAAGTATTAAACCCTAAACTTACCCATGAATCTGTAGTTTATGTATTGAGGAAATTGAAtacaaacccacaaaaatctTTAGGTTTTTTCAATTGGGTACGTGATAAAAAAGAATTTGAGCCTAGTTATCTTCCTTTTCACTTGTTGCTTAGGACTTTAGCTTGTAGAGAATTCATGGAAGAATTCTGGAAACTTGCTTCTGAAATGAAAGAGAAAGGATTCAAAATTGATTTACTGGTCTCTGGTGGTATAATTAAGGctcttaaaaatgaaaaattggaTGATATTGTGGGAAAATGGAATGAATTTCTCCAATCAATGAAGGTAGGTAATGGTGAAGATGATGTTGTTAAGGATATAGTCAAATTGATTTTAGAGTGTGATTGGAGTACAGAAGTGAAGAGGAAGTTGGAGAATATTAAGTTTCCATTAAATGATGATTTCTTGTTTAAGGTTATATGgaaattgaagaatgaaccattgAGAGCTTTGAAATTCTTTGAATGGCTTTCGAGTTCCCGGAAGTTTGAGCATAATAGTATAACTTATAGTGGAATGGCTAGAGTCTTAGCTCGTCGTGGATTCATGAGTGAGTTTTGGGAGCTATTGACGCGAATGAGAAGCGAGGGATTTGAGATTGAGTCGTATGTAGCATTGATGAGATGTGTCGGCAATGAAGATGCTGTTAAGTTGTTCGAGTTTATGATGGATGGTCCATACAAGTTGTTAGAACACGAATGTGTTATGCTTTTGAAAAAGCTTTCTCATGATTTTGAGCCAGATATGGTTTTGGTTATGCGGGTTGTTAACAAGTACTTGGAGGCGGGAAATAACCATACGAAAGCAACATATGATATAATAAATAGATGTTTGTGCAAACTTGGAATATTTGATGAAGCGAAGAAGATCGTGGAGGACATGAGGAATGCGGGATATAAGCCTGATAACATTACTTACAGCCAAGAAGTGTTCGGCCTTTGTAAACTAAAAAGATTTGACGATGCCTGTGCATTGTTCAAACAAATGGTAGATGAAGGATGTGTTCCTGATTTAAAAACTTGGACTATATTACTCCAAGGGTTTTGTGCTGCGGGTCAAGTGGATCAGGCATTGTCGTGGTTTGAACAGATGCTCGAAGAAAACCATGAACCCGATGGTGATACATTGGATGTCTTAATAAAGGGTTTCATCTTGTGTGGTAAGACACTCGATGCATATAAATTTCTTGTTGAGACAGTCCACAAGGCTCATCTAAAACCTTGGCAAGCTACGTACAAAACAATGATTGAGATGCTACTGCGTGATGGAAAACTCGAAGAAGCTTTCGACCTTCTGAGTATGATGAAGCAACAGAACTATCCACCTTATCCCGAGCCATTCGTTGAATATATTTCCAAATCTGGAACTATACAAGATGCTAAGCATCTATTAGGAGCCTTGCCAAAGCAAGGTTCCCCATCCACCGCGGCTTATGTAAAGATAATCTCGTCTTTCTTTGAAGCAGGTCGACATTCTGAGGCCAAGGATCTGCTTTATGATAGCCCTAGTCAAGTGCGCAATCAAAAGACGATTCAAGAAATGTTTGGTGTCGCTCCGAAAATTCATCCTAGCTGA
- the LOC130798235 gene encoding serine/threonine-protein kinase STY13 — protein MESGNRFYSVDEFHLDSKWLVDPNLLFVGPKIGEGAHAKVYEGKYKNQNVAIKIVHRGETPEEIVKREGRFAREVAMLSRVQHKNLVEFIGACKEPVMVIVTELLLGGTLRKYLLNMRPKCLDKRIAVRFALDIARAMECLHAHGIIHRDLKPENLLLTADHKTIKLADFGLAREESLTEMMTAETGTYRWMAPELYSTVTLRQGEKKHYNHKVDAYSFAIVLWELLHNKLPFEGMSNLQAAYAAAFKNVRPSADDVPEDLAVILTSCWNEDPSARPNFSQIIQMLLHYYTTIAPPEPAIPARIFTRENSILPPESPGTSSLMAKKDSTGETPRALTEDKPRGFFFCFDECY, from the exons ATGGAATCTGGGAATAGATTTTATTCAGTTGATGAGTTTCATTTGGATTCTAAGTGGTTGGTTGATCCAAATCTGCTCTTTGTTGGACCAAAGATTGGTGAAGGAGCTCATGCTAAAGTGTATGAAGGAAA GTACAAGAACCAAAATGTTGCTATCAAGATTGTTCATAGAGGAGAAACGCCGGAGGAAATCGTCAAGAGGGAGGGTCGGTTTGCGAGGGAAGTAGCTATGTTGTCGAGAGTTCAGCACAAAAACTTGGTCGAG TTTATTGGTGCTTGCAAAGAACCCGTCATGGTGATTGTTACTGAGCTTTTGTTGGGGGGAACATTGCGTAAATACTTGCTGAATATGCGGCCAAAGTGTCTGGATAAAAGAATTGCGGTAAGATTTGCCCTCGATATTGCTCGTGCAATGGAATGCCTTCATGCTCATGGAATCATCCACCGGGATTTAAAACCAG AGAACTTATTATTGACGGCGgatcacaaaacaataaaacttgCAGACTTCGGTTTAGCAAGAGAAGAATCATTGACTGAGATGATGACGGCTGAAACAGGAACATATCGGTGGATGGCTCCTGAG TTGTACAGTACTGTTACTTTGAGGCAAGGTGAAAAGAAACATTACAACCACAAAGTTGATGCATATAGCTTTGCAATTGTCTTGTGGGAGCTGCTGCATAACAAGCTACCTTTTGAAGGCATGTCAAACTTACAGGCTGCATATGCAGCGGCTTTCAAG AACGTAAGGCCTAGCGCAGATGACGTTCCTGAAGATTTAGCGGTAATTTTAACTTCGTGCTGGAATGAGGATCCGAGTGCTCGACCCAACTTCTCTCAGATAATCCAAATGCTCCTTCATTATTACACTACGATTGCACCTCCTGAGCCAGCAATCCCTGCACGAATATTCACCCGAGAGAATTCCATCCTACCTCCTGAATCTCCCGGCACGAGTTCTTTGATGGCTAAAAAGGACAGCACAGGCGAAACCCCAAGGGCATTAACCGAGGACAAGCCTAGaggttttttcttttgttttgacGAATGTTACTAG
- the LOC130797920 gene encoding pachytene checkpoint protein 2 homolog isoform X3, whose translation MLEKRSLSYTNGSVPVPNDEQYLIDNVQRICICDTDEWVKSGEVLLFWQVKPLVHVYQLSEEGPCEELGGDGQSSSFNEWTLPAKEFDGMWESLIFESGLKERLLRYAASALLFSEKGVNSFLVSWNRIILLHGPPGTGKTSLCKALAQKLSIRFSSRYPQSLLIEVNAHSLFSKWFSESGKLVAKLFQNIQEMVEDENNLVFVLIDEVESLAAARKAALSGSEPSDSIRVVNALLTQLDKLKASSNVIIMTTSNITAAIDIAFVDRADIKAYVGPPPLQARYEILRSCVQELLRTRILNILEDNPVDVLTFPSLKEKLLPSEMLETQASLTLSRKLLEVAEVCEGLSGRSLRKLPFLTHAAVAHSFNYDPVKFLCTMIDTAKRERSELPD comes from the exons ATGCTAGAAAAGAGAAGCCTGAGTTACACAAATGGTTCTGTTCCTGTCCCTAATGATGAGCAATATTTAATAGACAATGTGCAGAGGATTTGTATTTGTGACACAG ATGAATGGGTGAAGAGTGGCGAGGTTCTTTTATTCTGGCAGGTCAAACCACTTGTGCATGTGTATCAG CTTAGTGAGGAAGGACCTTGTGAGGAGTTAGGAGGAGACGGTCAAAGTTCTAGCTTTAATGAATGGACTCTTCCAGCCAAGGAATTCGATGGAATGTGGGAAAG CTTGATTTTTGAATCTGGGCTGAAGGAAAGATTGCTGCGCTATGCAGCAAGTGCGTTGCTTTTTAGTGAAAAGGGTGTTAATTCGTTCTTGGTGTCCTGGAACCG AATCATTCTCCTGCATGGACCTCCAGGTACAGGAAAAACATCATTATGTAAGGCATTGGCTCAGAAACTATCAATACGGTTCAGCTCCAG ATATCCACAGTCCCTGTTGATCGAAGTTAATGCCCATTCTTTGTTCAGCAAATGGTTTTCAGAAAGTGGCAAGTTG GTTGCGAAACTTTTTCAAAATATTCAAGAAATGGTTGAGGATGAAAACAACCTGGTGTTTGTCTTGATTG ATGAAGTTGAAAGTCTTGCAGCTGCTAGAAAAGCTGCCTTGTCTGGTTCCGAGCCCTCTGATTCTATTAGG GTAGTGAATGCGCTACTCACTCAGTTGGACAAATTGAAAGCTTCATCAAATGTGATAATCATGACGACCTCCAATATTACTGCGGCTATAG ACATTGCATTTGTTGATAGGGCAGATATTAAAGCATATGTGGGTCCTCCACCCTTGCAAGCACGTTATGAAATACTTCGATCCTGCGTGCAAGAGCTTCTAAGAACCAGAATATTGAATATTCTCGAG GATAATCCCGTTGATGTCCTGACTTTTCCCAGTCTCAAGGAAAAGTTGCTGCCATCTGAAATGCTAGAAACTCAGGCTTCATTGACATTGTCTAGAAAACTGCTTGAAGTTGCAGAAGTATGTGAG GGTTTGAGCGGAAGATCGCTACGAAAGCTTCCATTTTTGACGCACGCAGCTGTAGCTCACTCCTTTAACTATGATCCTgtcaaatttttgtgcacaatGATTGATACAGCAAAAAGAGAGCGTTCTGAGCTACCCGACTAA
- the LOC130797920 gene encoding pachytene checkpoint protein 2 homolog isoform X2, translating into MSIPMEISVSEAQSTTQQGLIDNSKEQNGLDLASAVPSTIVQEQVSASPVIADDKFLVSVEVCLKPSSTARLDEVRKSVESMLEKRSLSYTNGSVPVPNDEQYLIDNVQRICICDTDEWVKSGEVLLFWQVKPLVHVYQLSEEGPCEELGGDGQSSSFNEWTLPAKEFDGMWESLIFESGLKERLLRYAASALLFSEKGVNSFLVSWNRIILLHGPPGTGKTSLCKALAQKLSIRFSSRYPQSLLIEVNAHSLFSKWFSESGKLVAKLFQNIQEMVEDENNLVFVLIDEVESLAAARKAALSGSEPSDSIRVVNALLTQLDKLKASSNVIIMTTSNITAAIDIAFVDRADIKAYVGPPPLQARYEILRSCVQELLRTRILNILEDNPVDVLTFPSLKEKLLPSEMLETQASLTLSRKLLEVAEVCEGLSGRSLRKLPFLTHAAVAHSFNYDPVKFLCTMIDTAKRERSELPD; encoded by the exons ATGAGCATTCCAATGGAGATTTCAGTTTCAGAAGCTCAGTCAACAACTCAACAGGGATTAATTGATAACTCTAAAGAGCAAAACGGTTTAGATTTAGCGTCTGCAGTTCCTTCGACGATTGTTCAAGAACAAGTATCAGCTTCTCCTGTTATTGCCGATGATAAATTCCTAGTTTCAG TTGAAGTGTGCTTGAAACCCTCAAGTACTGCTCGCTTGGATGAAGTTCGCAAATCCGTTGAAag TATGCTAGAAAAGAGAAGCCTGAGTTACACAAATGGTTCTGTTCCTGTCCCTAATGATGAGCAATATTTAATAGACAATGTGCAGAGGATTTGTATTTGTGACACAG ATGAATGGGTGAAGAGTGGCGAGGTTCTTTTATTCTGGCAGGTCAAACCACTTGTGCATGTGTATCAG CTTAGTGAGGAAGGACCTTGTGAGGAGTTAGGAGGAGACGGTCAAAGTTCTAGCTTTAATGAATGGACTCTTCCAGCCAAGGAATTCGATGGAATGTGGGAAAG CTTGATTTTTGAATCTGGGCTGAAGGAAAGATTGCTGCGCTATGCAGCAAGTGCGTTGCTTTTTAGTGAAAAGGGTGTTAATTCGTTCTTGGTGTCCTGGAACCG AATCATTCTCCTGCATGGACCTCCAGGTACAGGAAAAACATCATTATGTAAGGCATTGGCTCAGAAACTATCAATACGGTTCAGCTCCAG ATATCCACAGTCCCTGTTGATCGAAGTTAATGCCCATTCTTTGTTCAGCAAATGGTTTTCAGAAAGTGGCAAGTTG GTTGCGAAACTTTTTCAAAATATTCAAGAAATGGTTGAGGATGAAAACAACCTGGTGTTTGTCTTGATTG ATGAAGTTGAAAGTCTTGCAGCTGCTAGAAAAGCTGCCTTGTCTGGTTCCGAGCCCTCTGATTCTATTAGG GTAGTGAATGCGCTACTCACTCAGTTGGACAAATTGAAAGCTTCATCAAATGTGATAATCATGACGACCTCCAATATTACTGCGGCTATAG ACATTGCATTTGTTGATAGGGCAGATATTAAAGCATATGTGGGTCCTCCACCCTTGCAAGCACGTTATGAAATACTTCGATCCTGCGTGCAAGAGCTTCTAAGAACCAGAATATTGAATATTCTCGAG GATAATCCCGTTGATGTCCTGACTTTTCCCAGTCTCAAGGAAAAGTTGCTGCCATCTGAAATGCTAGAAACTCAGGCTTCATTGACATTGTCTAGAAAACTGCTTGAAGTTGCAGAAGTATGTGAG GGTTTGAGCGGAAGATCGCTACGAAAGCTTCCATTTTTGACGCACGCAGCTGTAGCTCACTCCTTTAACTATGATCCTgtcaaatttttgtgcacaatGATTGATACAGCAAAAAGAGAGCGTTCTGAGCTACCCGACTAA